From a region of the Pseudanabaena sp. ABRG5-3 genome:
- a CDS encoding Uma2 family endonuclease: MVTQLAKKTYTVDEYLELEIASDIRNEYRNGEIIPMTGGTPNHNDISGNLYLLLKPLLKTKGFRVFHADQRLWIPDIKIHTYPDVMVAPKPLEMQDGRKDTITNPCFIAEVLSRSTQNYDRSEKFAYYRTINTFQEYLLIDQYRVHVEHHVKTAVNQWLFSEYDDPTVTISLKLADVQIKIADLYDNIDFT; this comes from the coding sequence ATGGTTACTCAACTTGCCAAGAAAACTTACACCGTTGATGAATACCTCGAACTAGAAATAGCCTCGGATATTCGTAACGAATACCGTAATGGAGAAATTATTCCAATGACTGGTGGAACACCCAATCACAATGACATTTCTGGTAATTTATATTTATTGCTGAAACCACTACTAAAAACAAAAGGCTTTAGGGTGTTTCATGCCGATCAGAGACTTTGGATTCCTGACATCAAGATACATACCTATCCTGATGTAATGGTTGCGCCTAAACCTTTGGAAATGCAGGATGGTCGTAAAGATACGATTACTAATCCTTGCTTCATTGCGGAAGTATTATCTAGATCTACCCAAAACTACGATCGCAGTGAAAAATTTGCCTATTACCGAACTATTAATACTTTTCAGGAATATTTATTAATTGATCAGTATCGTGTTCATGTGGAGCATCATGTGAAAACTGCGGTCAATCAATGGTTATTTTCAGAATATGATGATCCGACCGTGACGATTTCTTTAAAGTTGGCAGATGTGCAAATCAAAATAGCCGATCTTTACGACAATATTGATTTCACCTAA
- the cobU gene encoding bifunctional adenosylcobinamide kinase/adenosylcobinamide-phosphate guanylyltransferase: MITLVTGATRSGKSEWAEHLALRSQKNVIYIATATRYQDDAEWEARLQKHSDRRPESWQVLEVPIDLAPTISELASNSSNYILVDSLGTWLANLLDKNEEEWAKIEHELLQVIQTCIVENELLHAVQGCIVDITFVAEEVGWGIVPAYELGRTFRDRLGGLSRKIGAIADAVYLVTGGYAVNLTKIGERLP; encoded by the coding sequence ATGATTACTCTAGTAACAGGCGCAACTCGCTCAGGCAAAAGTGAATGGGCAGAACATCTTGCCCTACGATCGCAGAAAAATGTAATTTATATCGCCACAGCGACTCGCTATCAAGATGATGCGGAATGGGAAGCACGCTTGCAAAAACATAGCGATCGCCGCCCTGAGAGTTGGCAAGTTTTAGAAGTTCCCATTGACTTAGCTCCAACAATTTCAGAACTCGCTAGTAATTCTTCCAATTATATTTTGGTGGATTCACTCGGAACTTGGCTAGCCAATCTTTTAGATAAGAATGAAGAGGAATGGGCAAAGATCGAGCATGAATTATTGCAGGTAATTCAAACCTGTATCGTTGAGAATGAGTTATTACACGCTGTTCAAGGTTGTATCGTTGATATTACTTTTGTTGCGGAAGAAGTGGGCTGGGGAATTGTGCCAGCCTATGAATTAGGTAGAACCTTTCGAGATCGCCTCGGTGGTCTTAGTCGCAAAATTGGGGCGATCGCCGATGCTGTTTATCTAGTCACAGGTGGTTATGCGGTCAATCTCACCAAAATTGGCGAAAGATTACCCTGA
- a CDS encoding sterol desaturase family protein, whose translation MQNLFILKFAPFIAGAIAIELIFLFWHHKLSRYYSWQESLASLGVFIGYASSGKISKIFLVGLSMWIWEHRLLTVPLDTWWGIFLLFLAIEFFYYWQHRASHRIRWIWASHAVHHSVNHLNLSAAYRLAWTGWLSGNFLFFLPPVWLGFHPIAVGVGLSLNLFYQFWIHSELIPKLGVLEWIFNTPSHHRVHHASNQAYIDRNYGGVLIIFDRLFGTFTEESLANPPIYGLTKPVRSHNPMIIALHEWASMFRDMQMTPSWLERLAIALGSPSGDSWAKSMRTKSG comes from the coding sequence ATGCAAAATCTATTCATTCTCAAGTTTGCTCCATTTATAGCAGGAGCGATTGCGATCGAGTTAATATTTCTATTCTGGCATCACAAATTATCTCGCTATTATTCATGGCAAGAAAGCCTCGCCTCACTTGGCGTATTTATTGGCTATGCCTCATCAGGCAAGATTTCCAAAATATTTCTAGTCGGGTTGTCGATGTGGATTTGGGAGCATCGATTACTCACAGTGCCGCTTGACACTTGGTGGGGAATCTTTTTGTTGTTTTTAGCGATCGAATTTTTCTATTACTGGCAACATCGCGCTTCCCATCGTATTCGTTGGATCTGGGCAAGTCATGCAGTACATCACTCTGTTAATCATCTCAACCTTTCAGCAGCTTATCGCTTGGCATGGACAGGCTGGTTATCGGGCAACTTTCTCTTCTTTTTGCCACCCGTTTGGTTAGGGTTTCATCCGATCGCAGTTGGAGTAGGGCTATCACTAAATTTATTCTATCAATTTTGGATTCACAGCGAATTGATTCCCAAACTTGGTGTTTTAGAATGGATATTTAATACTCCCTCACACCATCGTGTCCATCATGCTTCTAATCAAGCCTATATCGATCGCAACTATGGTGGAGTATTAATTATCTTTGATCGCTTATTTGGCACATTTACTGAAGAAAGTCTTGCTAATCCACCGATCTACGGTTTAACGAAGCCAGTTCGTTCTCACAATCCGATGATTATTGCACTACATGAATGGGCAAGCATGTTTCGTGATATGCAGATGACTCCATCTTGGCTTGAGCGTCTAGCGATCGCTTTAGGCTCACCAAGTGGTGATAGTTGGGCAAAATCTATGAGAACAAAGTCAGGGTAA